One stretch of Arthrobacter polaris DNA includes these proteins:
- a CDS encoding DivIVA domain-containing protein, whose product MALTPEDVVNKRFQPTKFREGYDQDEVDDFLDEIVVELRRLHQENDELRKELAQGSPGTAAVPAQAAPLLAKEPVAKEAPVQGNPAKAKAEVVEPVKAQACPVVAQAPVVAVAPAPAAAAAAATAESATGVIALAQRLHDEYVNAGVEQRDKIIAEAQIEASTLVNDAQEKSRKTLGALEQQRSVLERKVEQLRGFERDYRTRLKTYIEGQLRDLDARGSVAAPDFSESNSES is encoded by the coding sequence AGCCGACAAAGTTCCGTGAAGGCTATGACCAGGACGAAGTCGACGATTTTCTTGACGAAATCGTCGTTGAACTTCGCCGATTGCATCAAGAGAATGACGAGCTGCGCAAGGAACTTGCTCAGGGTTCACCCGGCACAGCTGCAGTTCCCGCCCAGGCAGCNCCGCTGCTTGCCAAGGAGCCTGTTGCCAAGGAAGCCCCTGTNCAAGGAAACCCTGCCAAGGCCAAGGCCGAGGTTGTTGAGCCTGTCAAGGCNCAAGCCTGCCCCGTTGTAGCGCAAGCCCCGGTAGTTGCCGTTGCACCAGCCCCGGCGGCGGCAGCAGCAGCAGCTACAGCAGAATCAGCCACGGGTGTCATTGCCTTGGCCCAACGCCTCCATGACGAATACGTCAATGCCGGTGTTGAGCAGCGCGATAAGATCATTGCTGAAGCGCAGATCGAGGCCAGCACGCTGGTTAACGACGCCCAGGAAAAGAGCCGTAAGACACTCGGCGCCCTGGAGCAGCAGCGTTCAGTACTAGAACGTAAGGTAGAGCAGTTGCGCGGATTCGAGCGCGACTACCGAACACGTCTGAAGACCTACATTGAAGGTCAGCTGCGTGACTTGGATGCTCGAGGTTCGGTGGCAGCACCAGACTTCTCCGAGAGTAACTCCGAATCCTAG
- the lspA gene encoding signal peptidase II, with product MVEGETTAVXPGVLQWYFIRNSGAAFSIGEDFTWFFTLIMAAVAIAIIFIFRKIGSLWWAIGLGLVLGGALGNLTDRLFRPPSFGMGHVVDFISFPNFAIFNMADMAVVGGVIVXLLLTLLGVGFNGERHVGTQKGTDSAQDDQQIGENNND from the coding sequence ATGGTTGAGGGTGAAACTACAGCCGTGATNCCCGGGGTCCTGCAGTGGTATTTCATCCGCAATTCAGGTGCAGCCTTCTCTATCGGTGAAGACTTCACCTGGTTCTTCACCCTGATCATGGCCGCCGTAGCCATTGCCATTATTTTCATCTTCCGTAAGATCGGCTCCCTCTGGTGGGCCATCGGCTTGGGGCTGGTCCTTGGTGGCGCTCTGGGAAACCTGACGGACCGGCTGTTCCGGCCGCCGTCGTTCGGCATGGGGCACGTGGTTGACTTCATCTCCTTCCCCAACTTTGCCATTTTCAACATGGCTGACATGGCCGTGGTGGGCGGTGTTATTGTCATNCTCCTATTGACACTCCTAGGTGTTGGATTCAACGGTGAAAGGCATGTGGGGACCCAGAAGGGAACCGATTCGGCACAAGACGATCAGCAGATAGGTGAAAACAACAATGACTGA
- a CDS encoding RluA family pseudouridine synthase, translating to MTETFTVPQDVAGNRADAALAVLLGISRSAAALLCAEGNVRQNGEVLGKSEKFKAGASVQVRIPERRDPLEVVIEPVEGLEILLDDEDFVVVDKPVGVAAHPSPGWVGPTVVGGLAAAGYRISTSGAQERVGIVHRLDVGTSGAMVVAKTEHAYTVLKQAFRERTVXKIYHAVVQGLPDPLQGTIDAPIGRHPGHDWRFAVIEDGRPSITHYEVLEAFGKASLVEVHLETGRTHQIRVHFSALRHSCVGDLTYGADPTLAAELGLTRQWLHAHQLGFTHPSSGEWVSVSSPYPQDLSYALEHLRGEH from the coding sequence ATGACTGAAACATTCACAGTCCCGCAGGACGTGGCAGGNAATCGGGCCGACGCCGCACTGGCAGTCTTGCTCGGTATCTCCCGGTCCGCGGCAGCGTTGTTGTGCGCCGAAGGAAATGTGCGCCAGAACGGGGAGGTGCTGGGCAAGAGCGAGAAGTTCAAGGCCGGTGCCAGCGTTCAAGTGAGAATTCCCGAACGTCGTGACCCACTGGAAGTGGTGATCGAGCCCGTGGAGGGTCTTGAGATCCTTCTCGACGACGAGGACTTTGTGGTGGTCGATAAGCCGGTTGGTGTTGCAGCACACCCCTCACCTGGCTGGGTTGGCCCCACGGTGGTGGGCGGTCTTGCTGCGGCCGGCTACCGCATCTCCACCTCCGGTGCCCAAGAGCGTGTGGGTATTGTGCACCGTTTGGATGTGGGTACCTCTGGAGCCATGGTGGTAGCCAAGACCGAGCACGCTTACACGGTTCTCAAGCAGGCGTTTAGGGAGCGCACAGTGGANAAGATTTACCACGCAGTGGTGCAGGGCCTACCCGATCCGTTGCAGGGCACCATCGATGCACCTATTGGCCGGCACCCAGGTCATGACTGGCGTTTCGCTGTCATAGAGGATGGGCGCCCTTCCATTACCCACTATGAGGTCCTGGAAGCCTTCGGNAAAGCCTCGCTCGTTGAAGTGCACCTTGAGACTGGGCGTACACACCAAATTCGGGTTCACTTCTCCGCCTTGCGGCATTCTTGCGTAGGGGATCTGACCTATGGGGCTGACCCTACGCTGGCGGCCGAGCTGGGCCTGACCAGGCAGTGGTTGCATGCACATCAACTTGGCTTCACGCACCCGTCCTCNGGGGAGTGGGTGAGCGTGAGTAGTCCCTATCCGCAGGATCTTAGCTACGCGCTTGAACATCTTCGCGGCGAACACTGA